A genomic region of Colletotrichum destructivum chromosome 1, complete sequence contains the following coding sequences:
- a CDS encoding Putative aspartic peptidase A1 family, aspartic peptidase domain superfamily, protein MDSLLSGLALSMLLSSVYAVAGTVSLPIEVQKSPQLTHRAMGVKDVTLVNNQNDMSDRYYGIKIEVGTPYQELSLALNTRSSDTWFPNFNPVKSSTFVNGSFGSTEVAYGDPTTIPSSVQKFHLDYYEDVFRIAGVRIPKQRFGIPSKGPDGLPTGGLLSIGPNLQFGYGRNKPFNTIVDSLAAQGAIASRTYSVDLRGFDEKKGVLLFGGADTGRFNGELVKRPLLKDELGTWAPSIALTGMGQTSSNGSVQAYGVNAADSIFTLDTANQYMRLRHSFVDHLLRDLGAINDGNDLYTAPCSKRDGPGSWDFHFGNATIKIPYKNLILDATVEENSDYCLVAILVTWKGQLVLGAPFFQSAYISFDYDDKKVGLAQPADCGGKVVAFGSGGNPIPKLTGCEPK, encoded by the exons ATGGACAGTTTACTGAGTGGATTAGCGCTTTCGATGCTGTTAAGCTCGGTCTACGCTGTCGCTGGTACCGTCAGCCTTCCGATCGAGGTCCAGAAATCGCCGCAACTTACTCACAGGGCTATGGGGGTCAAGGACGTCACTCTTGTCAACAATCAAAATGATATGAGTGACCGATACTACGGCATCAAAATCGAGGTTGGCACCCCGTACCAAGAGCTGTCTCTGGCGCTGAACACGAGATCTTCCGACACGT GGTTTCCCAACTTCAACCCCGTTAAGTCGAGTACTTTCGTCAATGGATCTTTTGGCTCTACCGAAGTGGCTTACGGGGACCCAACTACAATCCCATCGAGCGTCCAAAAGTTTCATCTGGACTATTATGAAGATGTCTTCAGGATTGCCGGAGTGAGAATCCCCAAACAGCGTTTCGGTATACCGAGTAAGGGACCCGATGGACTACCCACAGGTGGGCTTCTCAGCATCGGTCCTAACCTGCAATTTGGCTATGGACGGAACAAGCCGTTCAACACCATCGTCGACAGCTTGGCAGCCCAAGGTGCGATAGCAAGCCGAACATACAGCGTTGATTTGCGAGGCTTCGATGAAAAGAAAG GCGTTCTCCTTTTCGGTGGTGCCGATACAGGCCGTTTCAATGGCGAACTTGTGAAGCGTCCGCTTCTCAAGGATGAACTCGGCACTTGGGC GCCGTCTATTGCCCTCACAGGTATGGGCCAGACAAGCTCGAATGGCTCGGTGCAAGCCTACGGCGtaaacgccgccgactcCATATTCACGTTGGATACGGCCAACCAGTATATGAGGCTCCGCCACTCCTTCGTCGACCATTTGCTGCGCGATTTAGGCGCAATCAACGACGGAAACGACTTGTACACCGCGCCATGCTCGAAAAGGGATGGACCTGGCAGCTGGGACTTCCATTTCGGAAATGCGACGATCAAGATCCCGTACAAGAACCTTATTCTGGACGCAACTGTGGAAGAAAACAGCGACTATTGCTTGGTCGCAATCTTGGTTACGTGGAAGGGACAACTCGTCCTTGGAG CACCCTTCTTCCAGTCCGCTTATATCAGCTTCGATTACGACGATAAAAAAGTTGGTCTGGCCCAGCCGGCAGACTGTGGGGGGAAGGTTGTTGCTTTTGGCAGCGGCGGTAATCCCATTCCCAAGCTGACCGGTTGCGAGCCAAAGTAG
- a CDS encoding Putative cytochrome P450: MTTADAIEPVVFQLGVLQIPDTTQRIFGIVAAAVAVALYALYQYFLPKPIAGIPYNPAATQSMLGDIPAMLKESNGSPLRWMAKQAQRHSSPLFQLFITPFSKPIVVVTDFREAQDILMRRKEFDRSDFSIALLGGESPNFHINLKSGQEWKSHRRLLQDLMTPRFLSGVAAPNIYQSATKLIDLWKQKARVADGRPFSAEKDIYYAALDAVLDFGFGDSYPHRALPPQIELLKAAEEQTVQQSRDLAAPGTPVDFPVARPHESIEATLAIGDLVQDVADSGFIKLAWWLKGFQPHERKLKNMRTEFLREQASHAVEKLLKESDEENESWVKCAVDLIVQRERSFAKKEGREPVYWSLTMKDELLGFVVAGHDTTSTTVCWGVKFLADNPRTQTRLRQDLWDAHAEALVEKRAPTHDEITKAKIPYLDAVIEEILRLGHTVPVVDRQCTQDTVILGHHIPEGTHVFMPNFGPSFTSPPTEIDEALRGETSQLAAKERGIRSWPVNDMEVFRPERWLMQDEQTGNEVYNATAGPTIPFGLGTRGCFGRKLAYLELRLLISLIIWNFELQPCSKELSSYEPIEGITSKAKQCYVKLAGVTV; encoded by the exons ATGACGACTGCCGACGCCATAGAACCAGTGGTGTTCCAGCTGGGAGTTCTGCAAATCCCGGACACGACGCAGCGAATTTTTGGCATTGTAGCCGCAGCTGTTGCCGTTGCGCTCTACGCTCTATATCAATATTTCCTCCCTAAGCCCATTGCGGGAATCCCCTACAACCCGGCCGCCACTCAGTCCATGCTCGGTGACATCCCAGCGATGCTTAAGGAGTCCAACGGGAGTCCTCTGCGGTGGATGGCCAAGCAGGCCCAGCGCCATTCCAGTCCCCTTTTCCAACTCTTCATCACGCCCTTCTCCAAACCTATCGTCGTTGTTACCGACTTCCGCGAGGCCCAAGATATACTTATGCGCCGCAAAGAGTTCGACCGCTCCGACTTCTCTATCGCTTTGCTGGGCGGCGAGTCCCCCAACTTCCATATCAACCTGAAGTCGGGACAAGAATGGAAGAGCCACCGGCGGCTTCTACAGGACTTGATGACTCCACGCTTCCTCTCTGGGGTTGCCGCACCCAACATCTACCAGAGCGCGACTAAGCTCATCGACTTGTGGAAGCAAAAGGCTCGCGTCGCCGACGGACGACCATTCAGCGCCGAGAAGGATATATATTACGCCGCGCTCGATGCCGTTTTGGACTTCGGATTCGGTGATAGCTACCCCCATCGGGCTCTACCTCCCCAGATCGAGTTGCTTAAGGCGGCGGAAGAGCAGACGGTGCAGCAGTCCCGTGACCTGGCCGCCCCAGGGACTCCGGTTGACTTCCCTGTTGCCCGACCGCACGAGTCCATCGAAGCTACCTTGGCCATTGGCGACCTCGTTCAGGATGTCGCAGATTCGGGCTTCATCAAACTTGCTTGGTGGTTGAAAGGTTTCCAGCCGCATGAGAGGAAGCTCAAAAACATGAGGACTGAGTTTCTTCGAGAGCAGGCATCCCACGCTGTGGAAAAGCTCCTGAAGGAATCCGACGAAGAGAATGAATCATGGGTCAAGTGCGCCGTGGATCTCATCGTTCAGCGCGAGCGCTCCTTCGCCAAAAAGGAAGGTCGTGAGCCAGTATACTGGTCCTTGACCATGAAGGATGAA cttctcggcttcgtcgtTGCCGGTCACGATACTACCAGCACTACTGTCTGCTGGGGCGTCAAGTTTCTGGCCGACAATCCGCGAACACAGACGAGGCTCCGACAGGATCTATGGGACGCCCACGCCGAAGCCCTCGTTGAGAAGCGTGCGCCTACGCATGATGAAATCACAAAAGCCAAGATTCCGTATCTCGATGCTGTCATTGAAGAAATCTTGCGGCTTGGTCACACCGTCCCAGTCGTAGATCGACAGTGCACCCAGGATACCGTGATTCTCGGCCACCATATCCCAGAGGGTACGCATGTGTTCATGCCGAACTTTGGCCCGAGCTTTACCTCGCCACCGACTGAGATTGACGAGGCACTGCGAGGCGAGACGTCTCAgctggcggcgaaggagcGTGGCATCAGATCATGGCCTGTGAACGACATGGAGGTCTTTCGCCCGGAGAGGTGGCTGATGCAGGACGAGCAGACAGGCAATGAGGTTTACAATGCTACCGCGGGCCCAACCATTCCGTTCGGTCTGGGCACCAGGGGCTGCTTCGGACGGAAGTTGGCGTATCTGGAGTTGAGGCTGTTGATAAGCTTGATCATCTGGAACTTTGAGCTGCAGCCCTGCAGTAAAGAGCTGTCATCGTACGAGCCCATCGAGGGTATTACGAGCAAGGCAAAGCAATGTTACGTCAAATTGGCCGGGGTAACTGTTTGA